AATGAACATACAGTAGATAAGTATGAAAAAAAAGTTAAGACAACAAAATTATCAGCTGAAGCAAAGGCAAAAGCAATCAGCGATTTAAAGCGATATAAGAAAATGAATAATACTTTACCTGAAGCCACAGTAATTGCAAATTATCTTGATTGGCTGCTTGATTTGCCATGGGGAAAATATACAAAAACTAAAATTGATTTGGAAAGTGCTGCAAAAATCTTAGATCAAAGTCACTATGGCATGGAAAAAGTTAAGAAAAGAATAATTGAGTTCTTGGCAGTATTGGAGCGAGTTAAGGAACTTAAGGGGCAAATACTCTGTTTAGTTGGCCCTCCTGGAATTGGAAAAACGTCATTACCAGAATCTATAGCACAAGCAATAGGTAGAAAATTTGTACGTATGTCCTTAAATGGTGTTAAGGATACGTCAGAAATTCGTGGTCATAGGAGAACTTACATAGCTTCTATGCCAGGTAGAATTATACAATGTATAAAAAAAGCTGGTTCAGCTAATCCTCTTTTTCTCTTAGATGAGATAGATAAGATAGGAAAAGATTTCAGCGGTGATCCAGCCTCTGCTTTACTTGAAGTTTTAGACCCAGAACATAATAAACATTTCGTTGATCATTATATGGAGGTTGAGTTTGATCTTTCAAATGTGATGTTTATTGCTACTGCTAATACTTTAAATCTTCCTCCACCTCTGATCGATAGAATGGAAATAATAGAATTATCTGGTTATACAGAAGACGAAAAAGTGGAAATTACAAAAAATCATCTTATTCCGAAACTCACTAAAGAGCACGGTTTATATGAAAAAGAATGGGAGATATCTGATGATGCTTTACGTAAAACAATTCGCTTATATACACGTGAAAGTGGAATTCGTAATTTAAAAGAAAAGCTTTCTGCACTAATGAGAAAAGCCATTGTAGAAATATCAACTAAAAAAACTCAGCAAGTTGCTGTAAATGTTGCTAACCTAAAGGATTATTTAGGAGTACATAAGTTTCGCTATGGTGATGTAGAAGAAGAAAATCTAATCGGTGTAACAACTGGGCTTGCGTATACTGAAAGTGGTGGAGATATTTTAGCTATAGAGTCAGTTCTAATGCCAGGCAAAGGGGAAATAAAGTATACAGGGAAATTAGGTGAAGTTATGCAAGAATCTATAAAGGCTGCATATAGCTATATAAGGTCATGTTGTTTAAAATTTGGTATAAAATCTAAGCAATTTCAAACCAATGATATACATTTACATGTTCCTGAAGGTGCAACGCCTAAAGATGGTCCTTCTGCTGGAATTGCAATCTGTACATCTATTGTTTCACTTATGACTAAAATACCAGTTAATAGAGTCGTTGCTATGACTGGTGAAGTTACTCTACGTGGCCGTGTTCTTGCAATTGGCGGGCTTAAAGAAAAATTATTAGCTGCTCTCAGAGTAGGAATTAATACTGTTATTCTTCCAAAGCAAAATGAAAAAGATATTGAAGAGTTGCCAAGTAATATAAAAGAAGGGCTGAAGCTTATTTTTGTTAAAAATGTTGATGAAGTAATTTTCGCTGCTTTGACTGCAACACCTACTCCAATTATTGCAGATGAATTCATAGAACAAGAAAAGAATCTTCCACTACAAAAAGAAAGTAATAATTTTTCTTCTACCAAATCACTTAAGCATTAGTTTGTATTGCAAAAAGCCTAATATTATTTCCACATATTACTCAATGGTTGAAAAAGGTGGAATTAAATACGATAATATGCAGCTCGATGTGTTAAAGCTGCTTGAAGAATTTTCTAGTAA
This sequence is a window from Candidatus Mesenet endosymbiont of Phosphuga atrata. Protein-coding genes within it:
- the lon gene encoding endopeptidase La; this encodes MATETSHTIMLPVLALRDTVVFPEETIALFVGREKSVNALNYAMQNDSEILLITQIDEGVEDLKPQSLYKVGVIADILQLLKLPDSSIRIVVKGKKRAKIINYIDSSPFLKAEVSFISDEVVIKSNKVRDSVEALRESILSEFRNWNKFSKRIQFEGMDPINQIKDAGHLADKIASHLSARTEDKQRILECFKIEVRLELVYFLIKKEIAILDAKNELDKKIKSQIEEAQRKYYLSEMIKATSEKLENSEENNEHTVDKYEKKVKTTKLSAEAKAKAISDLKRYKKMNNTLPEATVIANYLDWLLDLPWGKYTKTKIDLESAAKILDQSHYGMEKVKKRIIEFLAVLERVKELKGQILCLVGPPGIGKTSLPESIAQAIGRKFVRMSLNGVKDTSEIRGHRRTYIASMPGRIIQCIKKAGSANPLFLLDEIDKIGKDFSGDPASALLEVLDPEHNKHFVDHYMEVEFDLSNVMFIATANTLNLPPPLIDRMEIIELSGYTEDEKVEITKNHLIPKLTKEHGLYEKEWEISDDALRKTIRLYTRESGIRNLKEKLSALMRKAIVEISTKKTQQVAVNVANLKDYLGVHKFRYGDVEEENLIGVTTGLAYTESGGDILAIESVLMPGKGEIKYTGKLGEVMQESIKAAYSYIRSCCLKFGIKSKQFQTNDIHLHVPEGATPKDGPSAGIAICTSIVSLMTKIPVNRVVAMTGEVTLRGRVLAIGGLKEKLLAALRVGINTVILPKQNEKDIEELPSNIKEGLKLIFVKNVDEVIFAALTATPTPIIADEFIEQEKNLPLQKESNNFSSTKSLKH